The nucleotide sequence TTTAATAATGTTAGATTAGAATAGCTTCTTTCCTCTTTTTTAAGAGGAAAAATAGGAATAAAGGAGTTAATCTTGAGGAGGAGTAAGTTTGAACAATATGCTGGAGTTTGATAAGGAATACGGAAATAGTATAATAGGGATAGATGAGGCTGGACGTGGACCTCTTGCAGGGCCTGTAGTGGCATCTGCTGTAAAGATAATAAACTATGTAGAAGAGTTTGATATGATAAATGATTCAAAAAAATTGACTGAGAAAAAAAGAGAGTTTTTATTTGATATAATCTTAGCTAATTGTGAAGTAGGTGTGGGGATAGCTAACGAAAAAGAGATAGATGATATAAATATCTTAAATGCTACATTTCTTGCTATGAGAAGAGCGATAGAAGATCTAGAGGCCGGGGGAACAGAATTTGATCTTGCTTTAATTGATGGTAACCATAAGATTCGTGAATATGATGAACCTCAGGAATTTGTAATCAAAGGGGATGGAAAGAGTCTGGCCATTGCAGCTGCAAGTATAATAGCCAAGGTAACCAGGGACAGGATTATGGTTAAATATGATGAACTTTATCCTGAATACGGGTTTGCAAAACATAAGGGGTATGGGACAAAACAACATCGTGAAGCACTTTTGAGTCACGGGAAAGTAGATTGTCACAGAAATAGTTTTTTGACAAAGATCTTAGCTCCTACACTATTTTAGATATGAGAAAAAAAGTTCTAAGGGTTCCACCCTTAACTGGGTTCATTTCTTGTCTTAACACAAGAAACGAACCAAAGAAAGTCAAGAAGATTTATAATTGTCTTAGCTAGTAAGTCACGATCGTTGTTGTAGAAACAATACTGCTGAAGCTGGACGACTATAAACTTCACTTTAAAATCGAATATCAAAGTTAGATTTTAGTCTGAGTCAAAGGTAAAGGCTTCTAATCAAAAAAGGAGTTTTTAATTTGAGGGAATCTGAGACAAAGAAAAAATGATAATTATCTTTTTATAAAGATCCTTAGAAAGTATTAAAACTTTTTAAGGATTTTTTATTTTTAAAATAAAAAAATATGTAGTAATATTATAATACAAATAATTCTGAGTCGGGGGGCGAGAACTATGGTGATGATAATCTTACAGAGCATTGCAATAACTGCTTTAATATGTGTAAGTTTTATATGTATGTGTGCATTGAATGAAAAAAAAGCCGAGTTAGAAAGGGAAGAAAGAGATGGATAATAGGTCTATTGGTACAAAATATGAGGGGATAGCTATGAATTATCTGGCTGAAAAAGGGTATTTTGAATTGGGGAGAAATTATTACTCCAGATATGGGGAATTAGATCTCATATGCAGGGATAGAGAAAAAAATGAGATAGTTTTTGTAGAAGTAAAATATAGAAAAAGTGCAGAATATGGGAATGGATTGGAATCTATTACCAGGTCCAAACAGAGAAAATTGGTGAAGACAGCTGCAGTTTATTTGAAGGATAAAAAAATAAAGGATATTCCATATAGATTCGATATAATATCTATATTAGGGGATGAAATAGAGCATATTGAGAATGCGATTTGGGGTGATTGTTTATGAATTTTAGATGTTTAAAGTGTGAAGGGGAAGATTATGTAGTGAAAACTACATTTATGGCAGAAAAAACACCAGGGTTGAGATTGGAATTAGGGACATATTATCTAAAAATATGCTCAAATTGCGGGTACACAGAGATGTATTCCGCTAAGATTTTAGATAAAGATGAAGAGCCTAAACCACAGCATTAGACAGTTATTTTTTAAAAATAACTGCATTCTTTGTTCTGAAAAAGCCAATGACAACCTTCATTATATGTGTTATAATTGCCATAAAAGTCTAAGGGATAAAGGGAAGTTAAAGAGATTTAATGACATATATTACCTTTGGAATTATGATAAGAAACTAAAGAAAATAATAGAGGAATATAAGTTTAAAAATAAACTTTATATAGGTGAACTGCTCTTTAACTTGATAGGTGAAGAGTTAGATAAGTTGATGAAAAAGGAAAAAGTAGATGGAATAATTCCGATACCTGTAAGCCATAAAAGACTTATGGAAAGAGGATTTAATCAGGTAGAAGAACTTCTGAAATTTGGAAGATATTCCTATATAAAAAGCAGCAGGATCAAAGAAACTAAGCATATGTACGAACTCTTGAATTCAGAGGCTAGGAGAAAGAATATAAAGTCGGCCTTTAAAATAGAGGGATTAAAAGGGTTAAAAAAAGTTTTAATAATAGATGATATAATAACGACAGGTTCAACCATGAAGGAATTTATAACTGAGATTAAAAATAATAACGATACTATACAGATAGTGGTATTTACCTTGGCTTTATCTAAAACTGCTAAAAAAATAAATTTAAAAATGAGGTAAATAAGATGAAAATTATATTAGATAATAGAGAGCTAACGATGAATGATATAGATGATAAGAGTTTCTCATGGGTATTAGAAGAGGTAACAGATCTTTTAGAGAGAGATGGAAGGATGTTATTTGACGTGTATATCGATGGAAAAGGAATGGATTATTACGATCACTTCAATAAGGAACAGATAGGAGTAGTAGAGTTTATCAGTAAATCTCCTAAGATAATTATATTGGAATCTTTAGGAGGAATGAGTGATTTCATCTCAAAATACTTTGATGCCCTTATGGCGATATCTGCTAGTTTTAACAGTAACAGAATTACAGATGCTGTGGAGATCCTCTTAGAGGTAGAAAATGGATTGGAATGGGTATATAATGTTTTGGCTTCTATGAAGGAAAATACAGCGAT is from Psychrilyobacter atlanticus DSM 19335 and encodes:
- a CDS encoding ribonuclease HII, which codes for MLEFDKEYGNSIIGIDEAGRGPLAGPVVASAVKIINYVEEFDMINDSKKLTEKKREFLFDIILANCEVGVGIANEKEIDDINILNATFLAMRRAIEDLEAGGTEFDLALIDGNHKIREYDEPQEFVIKGDGKSLAIAAASIIAKVTRDRIMVKYDELYPEYGFAKHKGYGTKQHREALLSHGKVDCHRNSFLTKILAPTLF
- a CDS encoding YraN family protein, translated to MDNRSIGTKYEGIAMNYLAEKGYFELGRNYYSRYGELDLICRDREKNEIVFVEVKYRKSAEYGNGLESITRSKQRKLVKTAAVYLKDKKIKDIPYRFDIISILGDEIEHIENAIWGDCL
- a CDS encoding zinc ribbon domain-containing protein, whose protein sequence is MNFRCLKCEGEDYVVKTTFMAEKTPGLRLELGTYYLKICSNCGYTEMYSAKILDKDEEPKPQH
- a CDS encoding ComF family protein yields the protein MKSLNHSIRQLFFKNNCILCSEKANDNLHYMCYNCHKSLRDKGKLKRFNDIYYLWNYDKKLKKIIEEYKFKNKLYIGELLFNLIGEELDKLMKKEKVDGIIPIPVSHKRLMERGFNQVEELLKFGRYSYIKSSRIKETKHMYELLNSEARRKNIKSAFKIEGLKGLKKVLIIDDIITTGSTMKEFITEIKNNNDTIQIVVFTLALSKTAKKINLKMR